From Pseudomonas sp. G.S.17, the proteins below share one genomic window:
- the arfB gene encoding alternative ribosome rescue aminoacyl-tRNA hydrolase ArfB translates to MLVISNNVHLPDAEIELTAIRAQGAGGQNVNKVSSALHLRFDINASSLPPFYKERLLALRDSRITSDGVLIIKAQQYRTQEQNRADALERLVELIVSATKVEKKRRPTKPTLGSKKRRLEGKTKRGSIKAGRGKVDF, encoded by the coding sequence ATGCTGGTGATTTCCAACAATGTGCATCTGCCGGATGCCGAAATCGAACTGACTGCGATTCGCGCCCAGGGTGCGGGCGGGCAGAACGTCAACAAGGTTTCCAGCGCGCTGCACTTGCGCTTCGACATCAACGCTTCGTCGCTGCCGCCGTTCTACAAGGAGCGGCTGCTGGCCCTGCGCGACAGCCGCATCACCAGCGATGGCGTGTTGATCATCAAGGCCCAGCAATATCGCACTCAGGAGCAGAATCGCGCCGACGCGTTGGAGCGTCTGGTCGAGCTGATCGTCAGCGCCACCAAAGTCGAAAAGAAACGCCGTCCGACCAAACCGACGCTGGGCTCGAAGAAGCGTCGGCTGGAGGGCAAGACCAAGCGCGGCTCGATCAAGGCCGGGCGCGGCAAGGTCGATTTTTGA
- a CDS encoding MFS transporter, which translates to MPETHSPQRPMAVTLQVVSIVLFTFIGYLNIGIPLAVLPGYVHTDLGFGAVVAGLVISVQYLATLLSRPYSSRIIDNLGSKKAVLFGLAGCGLSGVLMLLSSWLQGWPVASLVCLFIGRVVLGSAESLVGSGSIGWGIGRVGAKNTAKVISWNGIASYGALAIGAPLGVLMVGELGLWSMGVSIILLAGLGLTLAWKKEPAPIVHGERLPFLHVLGRVLPHGMGLALGSIGFGTIATFITLYYASHSWPNAVLCLSLFGGCFIAARLLFGNLINRLGGFRVAIACLSVESLGLLLLWLAPSPELALAGAALTGFGFSLVFPALGVEAVNLVPASSRGAAVGAYSLFIDLSLGITGPVAGAIAGGFGFSSIFLFAAIASLSGLGLSVYLYKQAKAMREQRA; encoded by the coding sequence ATGCCAGAGACCCACTCTCCACAACGCCCTATGGCCGTCACGCTGCAGGTCGTTTCCATCGTTTTATTCACTTTCATCGGCTACCTGAATATCGGCATACCGCTGGCCGTGCTGCCCGGCTATGTCCACACCGATCTGGGGTTCGGCGCTGTCGTAGCCGGGTTGGTCATCAGCGTGCAGTATCTGGCAACCCTGCTGAGTCGCCCGTATTCCAGCCGCATCATCGATAACCTGGGCAGCAAGAAAGCCGTGCTGTTCGGCCTGGCCGGTTGTGGCTTGAGTGGCGTACTGATGCTGTTGTCGAGCTGGCTGCAGGGCTGGCCCGTCGCAAGTCTGGTCTGCCTGTTTATCGGTCGAGTGGTGCTGGGCAGCGCGGAAAGTCTGGTGGGTTCGGGGTCGATTGGCTGGGGCATCGGCCGCGTCGGGGCGAAGAACACCGCCAAGGTGATTTCCTGGAACGGCATCGCCAGCTACGGCGCGCTGGCCATTGGTGCGCCGCTGGGTGTGCTGATGGTCGGTGAACTGGGCCTGTGGAGCATGGGCGTGAGCATCATTCTGCTGGCTGGCCTCGGCCTGACGCTAGCCTGGAAGAAAGAGCCCGCGCCCATCGTGCATGGCGAGCGCCTGCCGTTCCTGCATGTGCTGGGTCGAGTCTTGCCCCACGGTATGGGCCTGGCGCTGGGTTCCATCGGTTTCGGCACCATCGCCACCTTTATTACTCTGTATTACGCCAGCCACAGCTGGCCAAACGCCGTACTGTGCCTGAGCCTGTTCGGCGGCTGCTTTATCGCGGCTCGCTTGCTGTTTGGCAATTTGATCAATCGCCTGGGCGGTTTTCGAGTGGCGATTGCCTGCCTTTCAGTAGAAAGCCTCGGCTTGCTGTTGCTGTGGCTGGCGCCGTCGCCGGAACTGGCACTGGCGGGCGCGGCGCTGACCGGCTTTGGCTTTTCTCTGGTGTTCCCGGCCTTGGGCGTCGAAGCGGTCAACCTCGTCCCGGCGTCCAGCCGTGGCGCAGCGGTGGGGGCTTATTCGCTGTTCATCGATCTGTCGCTGGGGATTACCGGCCCGGTGGCGGGCGCCATCGCGGGAGGCTTCGGTTTCTCGTCGATCTTCCTGTTTGCGGCCATCGCCTCGCTCAGCGGCCTGGGCCTGAGCGTTTATCTGTACAAGCAAGCCAAAGCGATGCGCGAACAGCGGGCCTGA
- a CDS encoding amino acid aminotransferase yields the protein MHFTDIQRVPGDPILGLIDAYAADTNPDKFDLGVGVYKDAMGLTTIPRAVKLAEQRLVDAQMTKTYIGGHGEPRFGRLISELVLGAGSPLLTEKRVSATQTPGGTGALRLAGDFIAECLPGRGIWLSAPTWPIHETIFAKAGLKVSHYPYVGSDNRLNVEAMLETLNGVPTGDVVLLHACCHNPTGFDLSHDDWRRVLEIVRSRNLLPLIDFAYQGFGDGLEADAWGVRLLAAELPELLITSSCSKNFGLYRDRTGALLVVAGDAEKSQDVRSQLSSIARNLWSSPPDHGAAVVAEILGNPELKSLWADEVEEMRQRIAQLRSGLVEALTPLGLGERFAHIATQRGMFSYTGLNNDQVARLRHEHSVYMVNAGRANVAGIDAARLDQLALAIAAVCKD from the coding sequence ATGCATTTCACCGATATCCAGCGAGTACCGGGCGATCCGATTCTGGGCCTGATTGACGCCTACGCCGCCGACACCAATCCCGACAAGTTCGACCTTGGCGTTGGCGTGTATAAGGACGCAATGGGTTTGACCACCATTCCCCGCGCGGTGAAGCTGGCCGAGCAGCGTCTGGTCGATGCGCAAATGACCAAGACCTATATCGGCGGCCACGGCGAACCGCGTTTCGGCCGCTTGATCAGCGAACTGGTGCTGGGCGCTGGCTCCCCGCTGCTCACCGAAAAACGCGTGAGTGCCACTCAGACGCCAGGCGGCACCGGGGCCTTGCGCCTGGCCGGTGACTTCATCGCCGAATGCCTACCGGGGCGCGGCATCTGGCTCAGCGCACCGACCTGGCCGATCCACGAAACCATCTTCGCCAAGGCCGGGCTGAAGGTCAGTCATTACCCTTACGTGGGCAGCGACAATCGCCTGAATGTCGAGGCCATGCTGGAAACGCTGAACGGCGTGCCAACCGGCGACGTGGTACTGCTGCATGCGTGCTGCCATAACCCGACGGGCTTTGACCTGTCTCATGACGACTGGCGTCGGGTGCTGGAAATCGTGCGCAGCCGTAACCTGCTGCCGCTGATCGACTTCGCCTATCAAGGCTTCGGCGATGGCCTGGAAGCGGACGCCTGGGGTGTGCGGCTGCTGGCGGCCGAACTGCCAGAGCTGTTGATCACCAGTTCCTGCTCGAAAAACTTCGGCTTGTACCGGGATCGCACCGGCGCCTTGCTGGTGGTGGCTGGCGATGCGGAGAAATCCCAGGACGTGCGCAGCCAGTTGTCGTCGATTGCCCGCAACCTGTGGTCCAGCCCGCCGGACCATGGCGCTGCGGTAGTCGCGGAAATCCTCGGTAATCCAGAGCTGAAAAGCCTGTGGGCCGATGAAGTCGAGGAAATGCGCCAGCGCATCGCGCAACTGCGCAGCGGCTTGGTGGAGGCGTTGACGCCACTGGGCCTGGGCGAACGCTTCGCGCACATCGCGACTCAACGCGGGATGTTTTCCTACACCGGGCTGAACAACGATCAGGTGGCGCGCCTGCGTCACGAGCACAGCGTGTACATGGTCAACGCCGGCCGCGCCAACGTCGCCGGCATCGATGCAGCACGACTGGATCAGCTGGCGCTGGCGATTGCGGCGGTGTGCAAGGATTGA
- a CDS encoding 4a-hydroxytetrahydrobiopterin dehydratase encodes MTTLNQAHCEACRADAPQVSDAELPELIKQIPDWNIEVRDSVMQLEKVFLFKNFKFALAFTNAVGEIAEAEGHHPGLLTEWGKVTVTWWSHSIKGLHRNDFIMAARTDEVAKGAEGRK; translated from the coding sequence ATGACTACCCTCAACCAAGCCCACTGCGAAGCCTGCCGCGCCGACGCGCCACAAGTCAGCGATGCCGAATTGCCCGAGCTGATCAAGCAGATCCCGGACTGGAACATCGAGGTTCGCGACAGCGTGATGCAGCTGGAAAAAGTCTTCTTGTTCAAGAATTTCAAATTTGCGCTGGCATTTACCAACGCGGTCGGCGAAATTGCCGAAGCTGAAGGTCACCACCCCGGTCTGTTGACTGAATGGGGCAAAGTGACCGTCACCTGGTGGAGCCATTCGATCAAAGGGCTGCACCGTAACGATTTCATCATGGCTGCCCGCACCGACGAGGTGGCCAAAGGCGCCGAGGGCCGCAAGTAA
- the phhA gene encoding phenylalanine 4-monooxygenase: MASGVRHKSKKRTQESSMSQTRYVAREPDENGFIEYPAAEHAVWNTLITRQMKVIEGRACQEYLDGIEQLALPHDRIPQLSEINAVLAATTGWQVARVPALIPFQTFFELLASKRFPVATFIRSEEELDYLQEPDIFHEIFGHCPLLTNPWFAEFTHTYGKLGLSASKEQRVYLARLYWMTIEFGLVDTPKGRRIYGGGILSSPKEAVYSLSSEPVHKAFDPLDAMRTPYRIDILQPLYFVLPDLKRLFDLAHEDIMGMVDQGMQLGLHAPTFAPKNPANHSSNSSSKPYAA, from the coding sequence ATAGCCTCAGGCGTTCGACACAAATCGAAAAAAAGAACCCAGGAGAGCAGCATGAGCCAGACGCGTTATGTGGCACGCGAGCCCGATGAGAACGGATTCATTGAATATCCGGCCGCCGAGCACGCGGTGTGGAATACCTTGATCACCCGCCAGATGAAAGTCATCGAAGGCCGCGCCTGCCAGGAATACCTGGATGGCATCGAGCAGCTGGCGCTGCCCCACGATCGTATTCCACAGTTGAGTGAAATCAACGCAGTGCTAGCGGCTACGACCGGCTGGCAAGTGGCCCGCGTTCCGGCGCTGATTCCTTTCCAGACTTTTTTTGAGTTATTGGCCAGCAAGCGCTTTCCCGTCGCCACGTTCATACGCAGCGAGGAGGAACTGGACTACCTGCAAGAGCCAGATATCTTTCACGAAATATTCGGCCACTGCCCGCTGCTGACCAACCCCTGGTTCGCGGAATTCACTCATACCTACGGCAAGCTAGGACTCAGCGCGAGCAAAGAGCAGCGCGTCTATCTGGCGCGGCTGTACTGGATGACCATCGAGTTCGGCCTGGTGGATACACCCAAAGGTCGACGGATCTACGGCGGCGGCATCCTTTCATCGCCTAAAGAAGCGGTGTATAGCTTGTCGTCCGAGCCTGTGCATAAGGCGTTCGATCCGCTGGACGCAATGCGCACGCCCTACCGTATCGACATCCTGCAGCCCCTGTACTTTGTCCTGCCCGACCTCAAGCGGCTATTCGATCTGGCCCACGAAGACATCATGGGCATGGTCGATCAAGGCATGCAGCTGGGCCTTCACGCGCCGACCTTCGCGCCGAAAAACCCGGCCAATCATTCATCAAACTCTTCATCCAAGCCCTACGCGGCCTGA
- a CDS encoding sigma-54-dependent transcriptional regulator — MRIKVHCLNRIGMTRDILDLLVNYGVNVARGEVGGEQGDAIYLYCPNLINMQFQALRPKFEAIPGVFGVKRVGLMPSERRHMELNALLGALEFPVMSIDMGGSIVAANRAAAQLLGVRVDEVPGIPLSRYAEDFDLPELVRANKSRINGLRVKVRGDVFLADITPLQSQHDDSEAMAGAVLTLHRADLVGERIYQVRKQELRGFDSIFQSSRVMAAVVREARRMAPLDAPLLIEGETGTGKELLARACHLASPRGQSPLMAMNCAGLSESMAETELFGYGPGAFEGARVEGKLGLLELTAGGTLFLDGVGELSARMQAKLLRFLQDGCFRRVGSDEEVYLDVRVICSTQSDLSELCARGEFRQDLYHRLNVLTLHIPPLRECLDGLGPLVDHFLDQASRQIGCALPRIVPASMARLTHYHWPGNIRQLENVLFQAVSLCEGGTVKAEHIRLPEYGVREPLREFSLEGGLDEIVGRFEKAVLQRLYPEYSSSRQLGKRLGVSHTTIANKLRDYGLNAEKK, encoded by the coding sequence ATGCGCATCAAAGTCCACTGTCTCAATCGCATCGGCATGACCCGCGATATCCTCGATCTGCTGGTCAACTACGGCGTCAACGTGGCCCGAGGTGAGGTGGGCGGCGAGCAGGGTGATGCGATCTATCTGTATTGCCCCAACCTGATCAACATGCAGTTCCAGGCGTTGCGCCCGAAATTCGAAGCGATCCCCGGCGTTTTTGGCGTAAAGCGCGTGGGACTTATGCCCAGTGAGCGTCGGCATATGGAGTTGAACGCGCTGTTGGGTGCCCTGGAGTTTCCGGTGATGTCCATCGACATGGGCGGCTCCATCGTTGCTGCCAATCGTGCCGCTGCGCAGTTGCTCGGGGTCAGGGTCGACGAAGTGCCAGGCATTCCGCTGTCGCGTTACGCCGAAGACTTCGATCTACCGGAACTGGTGCGCGCCAATAAGTCGCGAATCAATGGCCTGCGGGTCAAGGTGCGCGGCGACGTGTTCCTGGCCGATATCACGCCGTTGCAATCGCAGCATGACGACAGCGAGGCGATGGCCGGCGCGGTGTTGACCTTGCATCGCGCGGATCTGGTGGGCGAGCGCATCTATCAAGTGCGCAAGCAGGAATTGCGCGGCTTTGACAGCATCTTCCAGAGTTCCAGGGTCATGGCTGCCGTAGTGCGTGAAGCCCGACGCATGGCGCCGCTGGATGCGCCGTTGTTGATCGAGGGCGAAACCGGCACTGGCAAGGAACTGCTGGCTCGCGCCTGTCACCTGGCCAGCCCGCGCGGCCAGTCGCCGTTGATGGCAATGAATTGCGCGGGCTTGTCCGAATCCATGGCCGAGACGGAATTGTTCGGCTACGGGCCGGGCGCTTTCGAGGGGGCGCGAGTCGAAGGCAAGCTGGGGCTGCTGGAGTTGACGGCGGGTGGCACGTTGTTTCTCGATGGCGTCGGCGAACTGAGTGCGCGGATGCAGGCCAAACTGTTGCGATTCCTCCAGGACGGCTGCTTTCGTCGGGTGGGCAGCGATGAGGAGGTTTATCTGGATGTGCGGGTGATCTGCTCGACCCAGAGCGATCTGTCCGAGCTGTGCGCCAGAGGTGAGTTTCGCCAGGACCTTTACCACCGCCTCAACGTGCTGACGCTGCATATCCCGCCGTTGCGCGAATGTCTGGATGGCTTGGGCCCGTTGGTTGATCACTTTCTCGATCAGGCCAGTCGGCAGATAGGCTGCGCGCTGCCGCGAATCGTCCCGGCTTCGATGGCGCGCCTGACCCATTACCACTGGCCGGGCAATATCCGTCAGTTGGAGAACGTGTTGTTTCAGGCGGTTTCATTATGTGAAGGTGGCACGGTCAAGGCTGAACATATCCGATTGCCAGAATATGGCGTGCGGGAGCCGTTGCGTGAGTTTTCCCTGGAAGGCGGGCTGGACGAGATAGTTGGGCGGTTTGAAAAGGCTGTATTGCAACGCCTGTATCCGGAGTATTCCAGCAGCCGACAATTAGGTAAGCGGCTCGGCGTTTCTCACACCACTATCGCCAACAAGTTGCGCGACTATGGATTGAATGCGGAGAAGAAATAA
- a CDS encoding DUF2790 domain-containing protein has protein sequence MKASLLVLALCGFSAVAMAEESGAKVAAQQARAEQYTYGSHPDIAKVVSVSDIPNICAVVPMRMTYLDSQGKQHVMAYQVMGNGCSNG, from the coding sequence ATGAAAGCTTCACTGCTGGTTCTGGCCCTTTGTGGTTTCAGCGCAGTTGCAATGGCTGAAGAGTCAGGTGCAAAAGTTGCTGCACAACAAGCCCGCGCCGAGCAATACACCTATGGCAGCCACCCGGACATCGCCAAAGTGGTTTCCGTCAGCGACATTCCAAACATCTGCGCGGTAGTGCCGATGCGCATGACCTACCTGGATTCGCAAGGCAAACAGCACGTCATGGCTTATCAGGTGATGGGCAACGGTTGCAGCAACGGTTGA